A DNA window from Bombus huntii isolate Logan2020A chromosome 10, iyBomHunt1.1, whole genome shotgun sequence contains the following coding sequences:
- the LOC126870423 gene encoding homeobox protein ceh-31, producing MTLPTMELYQNHGKVSDEIYDLRRSSAKQDIKEIRFVDNVYERTRDDRERFVKTPNNHQDTMECASDSSSESYKEIHRKQIERKNSSPVAAASAFTIDNILGRRETKNIQVAPNLNYSDDREEDQEDREAKMEENQFIRPTAVSATQSDMNTGLYASAGLSYSEVTLSDPSAYSATSLASASILYNSWFAQSKPGQLFGLQAPKPSGRRSRKPGIDRKPRQAYSAKQLERLEAEFKIDKYLSVSKRMELSKSLNLTEVQIKTWFQNRRTKWKKQLTSRLKIAQRQGLFPSAYFPPAQYSLLPYYTTPLVFGTSASDDANINAMAIPSRSVASSPDAV from the exons ATGACATTACCGACGATGGAGCTTTATCAAAATCACGGTAAGGTGAGCGACGAAATCTACGATCTGCGACGGTCCTCTGCGAAACAAGATATAAAAGAGATTCGCTTTGTCGATAACGTTTACGAGCGAACGAGGGATGATCGCGAACGATTCGTGAAAACGCCAAACAACCATCAAGATACAATGGAATGTGCATCCGATTCGAGTAGCGAAAGTTACAAGGAGATTCATAGGAaacaaatagaaagaaaaaattcgtCACCGGTTGCCGCGGCTAGTGCCTTTACGATTGACAACATTCTTGGcagacgcgaaacgaaaaatatccAAGTGGCTcctaatttaaattattccgATGACAGAGAAGAAGATCAAGAAGATAGGGAGGcgaaaatggaagaaaatcaGTTTATCAGACCAACAGCCGTATCAGCTACGCAATCCG ATATGAACACAGGATTATACGCATCGGCAGGATTATCGTATTCGGAAGTCACGCTTTCAGATCCTTCCGCGTATTCGGCGACATCCCTTGCTTCTGCATCCATTTTATATAACAGTTGGTTCGCTCAATCGAAACCTGGCCAGCTGTTTGGTCTACAAG CGCCCAAACCGAGTGGAAGACGATCCAGAAAACCGGGGATCGACAGAAAGCCACGTCAAGCATACAGTGCGAAACAGTTGGAAAGACTCGAGGCGGAATTTAAG ATCGACAAGTATTTAAGTGTGAGCAAACGAATGGAGCTGTCGAAATCCCTAAATTTGACAGAAGTCCAAATAAAAACGTGGTTTCAAAATCGTCGCACCAAGTGGAAGAAACAACTTACCTCCAGATTAAAGATTGCCCAAAGGCAAGGGCTTTTCCCATCAGCATACTTTCCACCGGCTCAGTACTCTTTGTTACCGTACTACACTACGCCGCTTGTGTTTGGAACTTCAGCGTCAGATGACGCCAATATTAACGCGATGGCGATACCGTCACgatctgtggcatcatcgccGGATGCTGTTTGA
- the LOC126870422 gene encoding uncharacterized protein LOC126870422 translates to VTAQPVSERGSNSRKIRGKERREERGRENVQTANSTANKRPDNVAKRIYQWCSQCCGKKKAKIVRARKSKSNFFKRLKEKCKKRKKKKKKTTFSEERRVSPVQHEDTVKETSRKEQDEGFDESKGAKEIRKRKKKKKKDVSEPPVRTFQTDQEEKVIDDRASELGIDFTKSCCYLCAQNTMAIAAAMSKIGKFHMSIQASTKETLTSDKSCSPTMHVRTVQSSVKVKMRDMGTLHPDKKKRKRSRPKLKLNKKLNILPRLKFPAYPKVRTVACGTDKSTKHNNMPQCRTNRGANCVTDANLT, encoded by the coding sequence GTAACAGCGCAACCGGTATCGGAAAGAGGTTCGAATTCTCGGAAAATTcgtggaaaagaaagaagggaagaaaGGGGAAGAGAGAACGTCCAAACTGCAAATTCTACGGCCAACAAAAGGCCTGATAATGTAGCTAAGAGGATCTACCAATGGTGTAGTCAGTGTTGCGGAAAGAAAAAAGCTAAGATAGTCAGAGCGCGCAAATCCAAGTCAAATTTCTTTAAacgtttgaaagaaaaatgtaagaagcgtaagaaaaaaaagaaaaagactaCTTTCAGCGAGGAACGTCGCGTTTCTCCGGTACAACACGAAGACACAGTTAAGGAAACGTCGAGAAAAGAGCAGGACGAAGGATTCGATGAATCGAAGGGTGCAAAGGAAAtcaggaagaggaagaagaagaagaagaaagatgtTTCTGAACCACCTGTGCGTACGTTTCAAACGGATCAGGAAGAGAAAGTAATCGATGATCGTGCTTCCGAGTTAGGGATAGATTTCACCAAAAGCTGTTGTTATTTATGCGCTCAAAACACAATGGCGATCGCGGCAGCAATGTCTAAGATAGGAAAGTTCCATATGTCCATACAAGCTTCTACCAAAGAAACATTAACCTCTGACAAAAGTTGTAGCCCAACTATGCATGTTAGAACCGTACAGTCATCCGTTAAGGTAAAAATGCGCGATATGGGTACCCTGCACcctgataaaaaaaagaggaaaaggtCAAGGCCGAAGTTAAAGCTTAATAAGAAGCTTAATATTCTTCCAAGATTAAAATTTCCCGCGTATCCAAAAGTACGAACCGTTGCTTGCGGAACAGATAAATCGACGAAACATAATAATATGCCACAATGTAGAACAAATCGTGGGGCCAACTGCGTAACCGACGCTAATCTAAcgtaa